A window of the Lactuca sativa cultivar Salinas chromosome 5, Lsat_Salinas_v11, whole genome shotgun sequence genome harbors these coding sequences:
- the LOC111910253 gene encoding protein REBELOTE has protein sequence MGKLGKKARKFAKKNLPSVLKQRRKNKIVFKKRPSKKDKQDVAEKVVKTAEVSNGRDTESEVTMTTSLDALFAENDSFMVSDDSDSDGYLSEDPSSENITRNDNDVALEDDRDKHTLSIQNQKIYEELTEQKKSLDKLKKKDPKFVKFLESYNKNKISKTQDMYSDEDEIDEDLTGLDDDDSATTKHKLLTCSLINSWSKSVKEDHSESALTSLVNAYRAACHLGHEETEFIIQDNETFCSIYTFMLSEADNIFRGLLKIPSANRKKDSILELKNTPRWKKVKPMVKSYLRSTLFLLKQVTDLDILAFSITRLRSSIIFFAAFPSLLNRVIQIIVPLWATGGGTLSSSSFLVIQDVISVFGSNYFDTCFIKTYNAYIARCRSMETVDAKHIEFLRDSFVNLCSLDVEKSCNKALVSIQQLAYILRHAKQKENKEAIKKIYSWQYAQCIDIWVLFISTNANESDIQPLLQMIIELINGISNLFPGSRYIPLRTRCIQWLNKLSNSCGIFIPVASLILDMLEYKVSKEGSKSRKSVKLASNLKLPKFWLKSQNFLEQCVYTAVELLSAHFLQWSFHISFPELATIPLIRLKKFYERTTVESLRRVVKRLMDQVEQNVEFVQKKRDDVAFSPKDHESVDLFLQFEKALNTPFTQYYKSVVEKAASKMSTSHVEPKRVNVKRKKTANGGESNTAVSLKEADANVDSKGKKRRVVVQVEG, from the exons ATGGGGAAGCTTGGGAAGAAAGCTCGTAAGTTTGCCAAGAAGAATCTCCCTTCCGTGCttaaacaaagaagaaaaaacaAGATTGTTTTCAAGAAAAGACCTTCAAAAA AAGATAAACAGGATGTTGCTGAAAAAGTAGTGAAAACAGCAGAGGTGTCTAATGGAAG GGACACTGAAAGTGAAGTCACCATGACTACTTCTCTTGATGCTTTATTCGCTGAGAATGACAGTTTTATGGTTTCAGATGATTCTGACAGTGATGGATATCTTTCAGAG gaCCCAAGCAGTGAAAATATCACACGAAATGACAATGATGTTGCTTTAGAAG ATGACAGGGATAAACATACCTTATCTATTCAGAATCAAAAGATCTATGAAGAACTTACTGAACAGAAGAAATCATTGGACAAGTTAAAGAAAAAA GATCCAAAGTTTGTAAAGTTTTTAGAAAGCTACAATAAGAACAAGATATCAAAAACTCAGGACATG TATTCCGATGAAGATGAGATTGATGAAGATCTAACAGGGTTAGATGATGATGATTCTGCTACAACCAAACACAAACTGTTGACATGTTCATTAATCAATTCATGGAGTAAATCAGTTAAAGAAGATCATAGTGAGTCAGCTTTGACTAGTCTTGTAAATGCATATCGAGCTGCATGCCACCTTGGGCATGAAGAAACCGAATTCATAATTCAAGACAACGAGACCTTCTGTAGCATATATACATTCATGCTTTCTGAAGCTGATAATATATTCAGGGGTTTATTAAAGATTCCTTCTGCCAATCGCAAAAAAGATAGCATATTGGAGCTAAAGAATACCCCTAGGTGGAAAAAAGTCAAACCAATGGTCAAGTCTTATTTGAGGAGTACATTATTTCTTCTGAAACAGGTCACTGATTTGGATATTTTGGCTTTCTCAATTACTCGATTGAGATCCTCCATTATATTTTTCGCTGCTTTTCCTTCTTTGCTGAACAGGGTTATTCAG ATTATAGTTCCTTTATGGGCAACAGGAGGGGGGACACTTTCTTCTAGCTCTTTCCTTGTGATTCAAGATGTGATTTCTGTGTTTGGGTCTAATTATTTTGACACATGTTTTATCAAAACATACAATGCTTATATTGCTCGATGTAGGAGTATGGAAACTGTTGATGCAAAACATATTGAGTTTTTGAGGGACTCTTTTGTCAATTTATGTTCTCTTGATGTTGAAAAGTCTTGTAACAAGGCACTTGTTTCAATTCAGCAACTTGCTTATATCCTACGGCATGCAAAGCAGAAGGAGAATAAG GAAGCAATCAAGAAGATATACAGCTGGCAATATGCTCAATGcattgacatttgggttcttttcATTTCAACAAATGCAAATGAATCTGatattcagccattgttgcagatGATAATAGAGCTTATAAATGGAATATCAAACCTCTTTCCTGGATCAAGATATATCCCTTTAAGGACAAGATGCATTCAATGGTTAAACAAACTCTCAAATTCTTGTGGGATTTTTATCCCTGTTGCTTCATTGATCTTGGACATGCTTGAATATAAAGTCAGCAAAGAGGGTAGTAAATCAAGAAAATCGGTTAAGTTAGCATCAAATTTAAAG CTCCCGAAATTTTGGTTGAAATCACAAAACTTCTTGGAGCAATGTGTTTATACAGCTGTTGAACTGCTTTCAGCTCACTTTCTTCAATGGAGTTTTCATATTTCTTTTCCTGAGTTAGCTACAATTCCACTCATCAGACTAAAAAAGTTTTATGAAAGAACTACAGTTGAAAGTTTGAGACGTGTAGTGAAACGTCTTATGGATCag GTGGAACAGAATGTTGAGTTTGTGCAGAAGAAAAGGGATGATGTGGCTTTTTCACCAAAAGACCATGAGTCTGTTGATCTATTTTTGCAg TTTGAAAAAGCCTTGAATACCCCATTTACACAGTACTATAAAAGTGTCGTAGAAAAGGCTGCTTCAAAGATGTCTACAAG TCATGTGGAGCCAAAAAGAGTGAATGTGAAGCGAAAGAAAACAGCAAATGGAGGAGAAAGTAACACAGCAGTGAGTCTGAAAGAAGCTGATGCTAATGTTGATTCAAAGGGGAAGAAAAGAAGAGTTGTGGTACAAGTAGAAGGATGA